Proteins encoded in a region of the Flavobacteriaceae bacterium HL-DH10 genome:
- the cas1 gene encoding type II CRISPR-associated endonuclease Cas1, giving the protein MIKKTLLFSNKCSITTSNEQLVIKSENRNKTIPIEDIGYIVIDHHESFISIPALNNLINNNCACIICNDKHLPNGMLLNLNSHHIQQEIFKHQINASIPLKKQLWQQTIIEKINNQGLLLEKITGAKNKFEYLASKVLSGDTSNMEAVAANFYWKSFFEIDFKRARFGNYPNNFLNYGYAILRAATARALSGSGLLNTLGIHHKSKYNAFALADDIMEPFRPVIDEITHHIMQHYDEQELTTEIKSEILSILTRTVYFKNEKSPLMVALQKTASSLQQCYSGKRKKIKYPKLWN; this is encoded by the coding sequence ATGATTAAGAAAACCTTACTATTCTCAAATAAATGTTCTATTACTACTTCTAATGAGCAATTAGTTATAAAATCAGAAAATAGAAATAAAACAATACCTATTGAAGACATTGGCTATATTGTAATAGACCATCACGAATCCTTTATAAGCATTCCTGCACTAAATAATTTAATTAATAACAATTGCGCATGCATTATTTGTAATGATAAACACCTTCCTAATGGCATGCTATTAAACTTAAATAGTCATCACATTCAACAAGAAATATTTAAACACCAAATAAATGCAAGCATCCCTTTAAAAAAACAATTATGGCAACAAACAATCATTGAAAAAATTAATAACCAAGGGTTGTTATTAGAAAAAATAACTGGAGCAAAAAACAAGTTTGAATATTTAGCAAGTAAGGTTTTGAGTGGAGATACTTCAAATATGGAAGCTGTAGCAGCAAATTTTTACTGGAAGTCTTTTTTTGAAATTGATTTTAAAAGAGCCCGTTTTGGTAATTATCCTAATAATTTTTTAAATTATGGTTATGCTATTTTAAGAGCTGCCACAGCTAGAGCACTTTCTGGTAGTGGGCTATTAAACACCTTAGGTATTCATCATAAAAGTAAATACAATGCCTTTGCTTTAGCTGATGACATAATGGAACCCTTTAGACCTGTTATAGATGAAATAACACATCATATAATGCAGCATTATGATGAGCAAGAACTTACAACAGAAATAAAGTCTGAGATTCTATCTATATTAACTAGAACCGTATATTTTAAGAATGAGAAAAGCCCATTAATGGTAGCGTTACAAAAAACAGCAAGCTCTTTACAGCAATGTTATTCTGGCAAAAGAAAGAAGATTAAGTATCCTAAGCTATGGAATTAA
- a CDS encoding glycoside hydrolase family 43 protein yields MPIFSTVFLKNLSILSLLTLFISCKKIFNSKQSVANHEYSTFFWFNYQGKDDSFKSISKTNDSYINPILSGFYPDPSICYANGKFYLINSSFSYFPGIPIFESIDLVNWHQIGHVITRKEQADFSGLKVSKGMFAPTIRYHDGTFYVICTNVEASGNFIVTAKNPEGPWSDPIILPEVEGIDPDLFFNDDGKVYITHNGVPPNNISKHEGHRAIYMFEYDLENKKVIGDSKLLVNGGTSMDIKPVWVEAPHVFKKDSYYYLICAQGGTRDNHSEVVFRSKAVFGPYLSYENNPILTQRHLNPSRENAISSTGHADFVELPNGDWWSVFLGCRPYEDDLYNTGRETFLMPVSWENGWPTVVGGKNPLPVIHKKPNLPISQEPIKPTTGNFVSHDDFNKNTLNFNWNFIRTPLENWHKLDGDNLLIKPRTESIHTKTNYSFIGRRQQHLQFEASTKLFYKVTDTLQTAGLVAFQNEDFYLLIGKRLNKNGNTEVFLEKNAGPLDASKPTIITKKELNENTDDLFLKIEGEKRFYNFYYKTKEEEPWILLGDHMDASILSTNNAGGFVGTYLGMYTSLKHF; encoded by the coding sequence ATGCCTATTTTTTCTACTGTTTTTTTAAAAAATTTATCTATCCTAAGTTTATTAACTTTATTCATTTCATGTAAAAAAATTTTCAACTCTAAACAATCGGTTGCGAACCATGAATATAGCACTTTTTTTTGGTTTAATTACCAAGGTAAAGATGACTCTTTCAAATCTATTTCAAAAACGAATGATTCATATATAAACCCTATTTTATCTGGTTTTTATCCAGATCCTAGTATTTGCTATGCCAATGGTAAATTTTACTTAATAAATTCATCATTTTCATACTTCCCAGGGATACCCATTTTTGAAAGTATAGACCTTGTTAATTGGCATCAAATAGGTCATGTAATTACTCGTAAAGAACAAGCAGATTTTAGTGGCTTAAAAGTATCTAAAGGCATGTTTGCTCCAACTATAAGGTATCATGATGGTACGTTTTATGTCATTTGCACAAACGTTGAAGCGTCTGGAAACTTTATTGTAACTGCTAAAAACCCTGAAGGTCCTTGGTCAGACCCTATAATTCTTCCAGAGGTTGAAGGTATAGACCCAGACCTTTTCTTTAATGATGATGGCAAAGTATATATCACACATAATGGTGTACCGCCAAATAATATTTCGAAACATGAAGGTCATCGTGCTATTTATATGTTTGAATATGATTTGGAAAACAAAAAAGTCATTGGCGACTCTAAACTACTGGTGAATGGTGGTACGAGCATGGATATAAAACCTGTTTGGGTTGAAGCGCCTCACGTTTTTAAAAAAGACAGTTACTATTATTTAATTTGCGCTCAAGGAGGTACCAGAGATAATCACTCGGAAGTAGTGTTTAGAAGTAAAGCTGTTTTTGGTCCTTATTTAAGTTATGAAAACAACCCTATACTAACACAGCGTCATTTAAATCCTAGTAGAGAAAATGCAATTTCATCAACAGGACATGCCGATTTTGTAGAACTGCCTAATGGCGATTGGTGGTCTGTGTTTTTAGGCTGCAGACCTTATGAAGATGATTTATATAATACAGGTAGAGAGACCTTTTTAATGCCTGTATCTTGGGAAAATGGTTGGCCAACTGTTGTTGGTGGCAAAAACCCATTACCTGTTATACATAAAAAACCAAACTTACCAATATCACAAGAACCAATAAAACCTACCACAGGTAATTTTGTGTCTCATGACGATTTTAATAAAAACACCTTAAACTTTAATTGGAATTTTATAAGAACACCTTTAGAAAATTGGCACAAACTAGATGGCGATAATTTGCTTATAAAACCTAGAACAGAATCCATACATACTAAGACAAATTATTCGTTTATAGGAAGAAGGCAGCAACATTTACAATTTGAAGCATCTACTAAACTGTTTTACAAAGTAACAGATACATTACAAACAGCAGGCTTAGTGGCGTTTCAAAATGAAGATTTTTATTTATTAATAGGAAAACGTTTAAATAAAAATGGCAATACTGAAGTGTTTTTAGAAAAAAATGCAGGTCCTTTAGATGCCAGTAAACCTACTATTATTACAAAAAAGGAATTAAATGAAAACACAGATGACTTGTTTTTAAAAATAGAAGGTGAAAAACGTTTTTACAATTTTTATTATAAAACAAAAGAAGAAGAACCTTGGATATTATTAGGAGATCACATGGATGCCTCTATATTAAGCACCAATAATGCAGGTGGTTTTGTTGGTACGTATTTGGGAATGTATACGTCTTTGAAGCATTTTTAG
- the cas2 gene encoding CRISPR-associated endonuclease Cas2, which yields MELNGYRIMWLFVFFDLPTETPKDRKNAAGFRKNIMKDGFTMMQYSVYMRHCASSESADAHEKRIKKLLPPLGKVSVLRITDKQFGNIMNFWGRAEQPKEPQPTQLELF from the coding sequence ATGGAATTAAATGGATACAGGATTATGTGGCTATTTGTATTTTTTGATTTACCAACCGAGACCCCTAAAGACAGAAAGAATGCTGCTGGCTTTAGAAAAAATATTATGAAAGATGGTTTTACCATGATGCAATACTCTGTTTATATGCGGCATTGTGCAAGCAGTGAAAGTGCAGATGCTCATGAAAAAAGAATAAAAAAACTGTTACCTCCACTAGGCAAAGTAAGTGTTTTAAGAATTACTGATAAGCAATTTGGTAATATTATGAATTTTTGGGGACGTGCAGAGCAGCCAAAAGAACCACAACCCACACAATTAGAATTGTTTTAA
- a CDS encoding LacI family DNA-binding transcriptional regulator, protein MKEHTEVTIYDIAKKLNLATSTISRALKDHHSISKKTIEKVKKTAEEMGYRPNNLAASLRSKKTKTIGVLLPTIEQPFLASLISGIEITAKKAGYNVIIVQSHDSYKGEVNLVQSLYNNRVSGIICSLAMETKDTSHFQLFIDSNTPLVFVDRVPKEEFNTYKVIIDNYNAGYKATKHLISQGCKRIAHLAAGSEFSIYYERKKGYLDALKEFNLPIEDELIVKLDGITLEEAARATNKLLDLKNPPDGIFAPGDILGVSAIQCAKKRGIKVPEDLAVIGFNNDPISQIIEPHLSTITNPGSKMGQASAEIILKTLKSKDKDEVKETRVLNTEVIIRESSKRK, encoded by the coding sequence ATGAAAGAACATACAGAAGTTACTATTTATGATATTGCAAAAAAACTAAATTTAGCTACTTCTACTATTTCTAGGGCATTAAAAGATCATCATAGTATTAGTAAAAAAACTATTGAAAAGGTTAAAAAAACGGCTGAAGAAATGGGGTATCGTCCAAATAATCTGGCAGCTAGTTTAAGAAGTAAAAAAACAAAAACAATAGGTGTTTTATTACCTACCATCGAACAGCCTTTTCTTGCCTCATTAATTAGTGGCATAGAAATTACTGCAAAAAAAGCAGGGTATAATGTTATTATTGTACAGTCTCATGATTCTTATAAAGGCGAAGTTAATTTAGTTCAGTCTTTATATAATAATCGAGTTAGTGGTATTATTTGTTCGTTAGCTATGGAGACAAAAGATACGTCGCATTTTCAGTTATTTATAGACAGTAATACCCCTTTGGTTTTTGTTGATAGGGTACCCAAAGAAGAGTTTAATACATATAAAGTTATAATTGATAATTATAATGCTGGTTATAAGGCAACAAAGCATCTTATATCTCAAGGATGTAAACGAATAGCTCACCTTGCTGCAGGATCGGAATTTAGTATATATTATGAAAGAAAAAAAGGCTATTTAGATGCTTTAAAAGAATTTAACCTTCCTATTGAAGATGAACTTATAGTTAAACTAGACGGAATAACTTTAGAAGAGGCGGCTAGAGCTACCAATAAACTTCTTGATTTAAAAAATCCACCAGATGGAATTTTTGCTCCAGGTGATATTTTAGGAGTGAGTGCTATACAATGTGCGAAAAAAAGAGGTATTAAAGTCCCTGAAGATTTAGCTGTAATTGGTTTTAATAATGACCCCATTTCACAAATTATAGAACCTCATTTATCAACAATTACCAACCCTGGATCTAAAATGGGTCAAGCTTCAGCAGAAATTATTTTGAAAACTTTAAAGTCTAAAGATAAAGATGAGGTTAAAGAAACACGGGTGTTAAATACTGAAGTTATTATTAGAGAATCTTCTAAAAGGAAATAA
- a CDS encoding sialate O-acetylesterase, whose product MNTFKALIIALVILTSNTILSQVKLPKLISDGMVLQKDVKIPLWGWASPNEKITVTLNERKHRTKASTKGNWSLNLPKMKAGGPYTIKISGKNDIEIKDILIGDVWLCSGQSNMEHQLYRHDIIYANEIATANYPEIRHYKVPKTTSISGEKEDLEGGKWLKAVGEEVRPFSVVTYFFAKKIYEKYHEPIGLINASVGGTPIEAWIPKEGYKNFPDILKIIEENKDTAFVNSQKRTFPNATKTPKITDKGLIGEKPWYAVDFVPKNWRTINIPGYWEDQGVKDLNGVVWYRKEIDIPQSMVGKEARVFLGRIVDADELYINGIKVGNTTYQYPQRRYTLPANTLKLGKNIFVIRVTNNSGKGGFVSDKPYYICTANDTIDLKGYWKYKVGEVFKPRSNFFSSSTKKQRTINPQNEPTSLYNAMIAPYNQYPIKGILWYQGESNTGQSKKYEGYMHALISGLRTVFNNPEIPFIYAQLPNFMDVSYSPSESGWAEFRQTQLKALSNPNTAMTVNIDLGEWNDIHPENKKDVGERMALAGLKLAYNQDIVYSGPIYKDHKIEGNKMILSFAHVGSGLIAIDGEALSEFAIAGDDKNFVWADAKIEGDKIIVSSEQISNPKYVRYAWADNPDNPNLFNKEGLPASPFETE is encoded by the coding sequence ATGAATACATTTAAAGCTTTAATTATAGCTCTAGTCATACTAACTTCTAATACTATACTTAGTCAAGTTAAGCTTCCTAAATTAATAAGTGATGGCATGGTGCTGCAAAAGGATGTCAAAATTCCCCTTTGGGGATGGGCAAGTCCTAATGAAAAAATAACAGTAACCTTAAACGAAAGAAAACACAGAACTAAGGCATCTACAAAGGGGAACTGGAGCTTGAATCTCCCTAAAATGAAAGCAGGTGGGCCTTACACCATAAAAATATCTGGTAAAAATGATATCGAAATAAAAGACATTCTAATAGGTGATGTTTGGCTTTGCTCTGGACAATCCAATATGGAACATCAATTATATAGACATGATATTATTTATGCAAATGAAATTGCTACCGCTAATTATCCCGAAATACGCCATTATAAAGTACCTAAAACTACTAGTATCTCTGGAGAAAAAGAAGATTTAGAAGGCGGTAAATGGCTAAAAGCAGTAGGCGAAGAAGTGAGACCTTTTTCAGTAGTAACTTACTTTTTTGCGAAAAAAATATATGAAAAATACCATGAACCTATAGGCCTTATTAATGCGAGTGTTGGTGGTACACCAATTGAAGCTTGGATTCCAAAAGAAGGTTATAAAAACTTCCCAGACATCTTAAAAATAATTGAAGAAAATAAAGATACTGCTTTTGTAAATAGTCAAAAAAGAACGTTTCCCAATGCTACAAAAACTCCAAAAATAACAGATAAAGGCTTAATTGGAGAAAAACCTTGGTATGCTGTAGATTTTGTTCCAAAAAACTGGAGAACAATTAATATTCCTGGATACTGGGAAGACCAAGGTGTTAAAGATTTAAATGGTGTAGTATGGTACCGCAAAGAAATTGATATTCCACAATCCATGGTTGGTAAAGAAGCACGCGTTTTTCTGGGAAGAATTGTAGATGCCGACGAGTTATATATAAATGGTATAAAAGTTGGAAACACAACCTATCAATATCCACAAAGAAGATATACATTACCAGCTAACACTCTAAAATTAGGTAAAAATATTTTTGTAATACGTGTTACTAATAACTCTGGAAAAGGCGGTTTTGTTTCAGATAAGCCTTATTATATATGTACAGCAAATGACACTATAGATCTTAAAGGTTACTGGAAATACAAAGTAGGTGAGGTTTTTAAACCTCGCAGCAATTTCTTTTCTTCATCTACTAAAAAGCAACGAACAATAAACCCTCAGAACGAACCAACATCCCTTTATAATGCGATGATAGCGCCTTATAATCAATATCCCATAAAAGGAATTCTTTGGTATCAAGGCGAGAGTAACACGGGGCAATCAAAAAAATATGAAGGCTATATGCATGCCTTAATTTCTGGTTTAAGAACAGTATTTAATAATCCCGAAATTCCATTTATATATGCACAACTTCCAAATTTTATGGATGTATCCTATTCACCTTCAGAAAGTGGTTGGGCAGAGTTTAGACAAACTCAACTTAAAGCACTTTCTAATCCTAATACAGCAATGACCGTTAATATTGATTTAGGAGAATGGAATGATATTCATCCAGAGAACAAAAAAGACGTAGGAGAACGTATGGCTCTTGCAGGACTAAAACTAGCATATAATCAAGATATTGTTTATTCAGGACCGATATACAAAGATCATAAAATAGAAGGCAACAAGATGATTCTTTCATTCGCTCATGTTGGTAGTGGATTAATTGCTATTGATGGTGAAGCACTGAGTGAGTTTGCTATTGCTGGTGATGATAAAAACTTTGTTTGGGCAGACGCTAAAATAGAAGGCGATAAAATAATAGTTTCTAGCGAGCAAATTTCAAATCCAAAATATGTGCGTTATGCATGGGCAGATAATCCAGATAACCCAAATTTATTTAACAAAGAAGGCTTGCCTGCATCACCTTTTGAAACTGAATAA